In a single window of the Solea solea chromosome 14, fSolSol10.1, whole genome shotgun sequence genome:
- the rell2 gene encoding RELT-like protein 2, producing the protein MTELEATGVGEHPPPYIIFVVVFLFFITGLMGFLVCHLLKMKGYRCRAGDMDADEEEEEEEKLGGIADEEHEDNQDTVDQILKCIMENEANMEAFNEMLGNHNVCVRHDPRLRQESLGGVPPHHHTVHSGTEHNSCHLCAQGRSKKGRRPSRTPRSKQRPGEQTVFSVGRFRVTHTDKKLHGSPGQMVSSGDNLDQSQDSEEQKGGGYNLRSMFKDTRPASDTANGAVPNAGKRRKSVTLFGLRRGSDPVAIKVMDTGAMKLAVQKQPVVQEEEVQEENTVISTDKPAFKPEKPKHLIPGSVNPRSSQEKKESQDFSSGPEPGVDLTTGSSSAPRSLCISSPTEKVKHDAEKVSPDPGPLQTSTPIVAMTGSIPGFTLVHPSSQSESSSCTVFPVTQTPPDPDCSPDLDRGFGASLALISLGSSPQSSFPIKTPSSSSLLKTPSSSQAEFSPLNTPSPKLSFSQTVFNQTFCQTAAPVEGALSHSLHSNPKPDNIPDQRASPALAVKSGSKDDAASAPRSPVGGALKASVLSSPSDRQSSLCLSSCSPGSSSSSSSSSSSSSVGSRVSHVAIIKASPDSKREFSVVTMLEEEEEEEEEEQEEEEAWTSVKDQTAETHEVEKVNVDPAAGDMSQEKDDMVEMEDIRDCKVMQEEEEEEEEEDTTHPGLRGEDSRTIM; encoded by the exons ATGACTGAATTAGAAGCCACGGGCGTGGGGGAGCATCCCCCTCCCTACATAATCTTTGTggtggtcttcctcttcttcatcactgGCCTGATGGGCTTCCTCGTCTGCCACCTGCTGAAGATGAAGGGATACAGATGCAGAGCTGGAGACATGGAtgctgatgaagaggaggaggaggaagagaaacttGGAGGCATCGCAGACG AGGAACATGAGGATAACCAGGACACCGTGGACCAAATCCTCAAGTGCATCATGGAGAATGAAG CTAACATGGAAGCCTTCAACGAGATGTTGGGAAACcacaacgtgtgtgtgcgtcacgACCCCAG GCTGCGTCAGGAGTCTCTCGGTGGCGTTCCCCCTCATCACCACACAGTTCACTCAGGCACAGAACACAACTCGTGCCACCTGTGTGCTCAGGGTCGATCTAAGAAGGGTCGCAGACCGAGCAGAACCCCGCGGTCCAAACAGCGGCCTGGAGAACAGACGGTCTTCTCTGTCGGCAG GTTTCGCGTCACACACACGGATAAGAAGCTCCATGGAAGTCCCGGTCAAATGGTCAGTTCAGGAGACAATCTGGACCAATCGCAGGACAGCGAGGAGCAGAAGGGCGGCGGCTACAACCTGAGGAGCATGTTCAAAGACACCCGACCCGCCTCAGACACCGCCAATGGGGCGGTGCCAAATgcggggaagaggaggaagagtgtgACCTTATTTGGGCTGAGGCGAGGCAGTGACCCTGTCGCCATTAAAGTCATGGACACTGGAGCTATGAAACTCGCTGTCCAGAAGCAACCTgtggtgcaggaggaggaggtgcaggaggagaACACAGTGATATCTACTGATAAACCTGCTTTTAAACCTGAGAAACCAAAACATCTCATCCCAGGGTCCGTTAATCCTCGCTCTTcccaagaaaagaaagaatccCAGGACTTTAGCTCTGGTCCTGAACCTGGTGTAGACCTCACCACCGGCTCTTCTTCTGCCCCGAGATCGCTTTGTATTTCATCTCCCACGGAGAAAGTGAAACATGATGCAGAGAAGGTCTCTCCTGATCCTGGACCTCTGCAGACATCCACACCCATCGTTGCCATGACGGGATCCATCCCAGGTTTCACCCTGGTCCACCCCAGCAGTCAGTCTGAGTCCAGTTCCTGCACAGTGTTTCCAGTCACTCAGACTCCTCCTGACCCAGACTGCAGCCCAGACCTGGATCGGGGCTTTGGTGCCAGCCTTGCTTTGATAAGTTTAGGCTCCTCCCCTCAGTCTTCTTTCCCGATTAAAACCccatcatcttcctctttgTTAAAAACTCCCTCCTCATCCCAGGCTGAGTTTTCCCCGCTCAACACTCCAAGCCCCAAACTATCATTCAGTCAAACTGTGTTTAATCAAACTTTCTGTCAGACAGCTGCTCCAGTAGAGGGCGCTCTGTCACACAGTCTGCACAGTAACCCTAAACCTGACAACATCCCAGACCAAAGAGCTTCACCTGCTCTGGCTGTGAAGTCCGGGAGCAAAGACGACGCGGCCTCCGCTCCACGATCACCAGTGGGCGGAGCTTTGAAAGCTTCTGTTCTGTCCTCTCCCTCTGACAGACAGAGCAGTTTGTGTCTGTCCTCCTGCAgcccaggctcctcctcctcctcctcctcctcctcctcctcctcctctgtaggCAGCAGAGTAAGTCATGTGGCCATCATCAAAGCCAGTCCTGACAGCAAGAGAGAGTTCTCTGTTGTCACCATgctggaggaagaagaggaagaggaagaagaagaacaagaagaagaagaagcctggACATCAGTCAAAGACCAAACAGCAGAAACTCATGAAGTTGAAAAGGTGAACGTTGATCCAGCAGCTGGAGACATGAGCCAAGAGAAAGACGACATGGTGGAGATGGAGGATATTAGAGACTGTAAGGTgatgcaggaggaagaggaggaggaggaggaagaggacacaaCACACCCTGGACTGAGAGGTGAAGACTCCAGAACCATCATGTGA